From a single bacterium genomic region:
- a CDS encoding glycosyltransferase family 4 protein, with protein MTSKIAYITNVCSHYRVGLYEKIASQHNADFYFFSEGNEWYAEKKHDRGFGRFNAIQLRGFNMLRGLLITSGLPSRLFLGGYSVFIKCINGKFVLPVTYLIARLLGRPFILVTGLWMHPGSLVHRLTFPLVRYIYTHSDAVIVYGEHVKKYLIELGVKPNKIFVGFLAVNNALFNKPVDSEEKKLIRKRLGIGDKKVILYVGRISPEKGLEYLVEAYVKLKQSVDAALLIVGDGTYKVQIVKEIREQGIQDVFLVDYVLNSELYRYYAIGDVFVLPSVTTKMVKETWGLVINEAMNQGCPVVATDAVGAAVGGLLEDGKTGFIVPEKNSEKLAEGIRCILTDESLHLKMETYIKERISRWDYDQMAKGYTDAIRSVLI; from the coding sequence ATGACATCGAAAATAGCTTACATTACGAACGTTTGCAGTCATTATCGTGTCGGGTTATATGAAAAAATAGCGTCTCAGCACAATGCAGACTTTTATTTTTTTTCAGAAGGGAACGAATGGTATGCTGAAAAAAAACACGATCGGGGATTCGGCCGTTTTAATGCAATACAATTAAGGGGATTTAATATGCTCAGAGGACTTCTCATTACTTCAGGCCTCCCGTCAAGGCTGTTTCTCGGGGGCTATTCCGTTTTTATCAAATGCATCAATGGTAAATTTGTTTTGCCTGTTACGTACCTCATTGCTCGGTTGCTGGGGAGACCTTTTATTTTAGTGACAGGGCTATGGATGCATCCCGGCAGTTTGGTGCATCGCCTTACCTTTCCTCTAGTCCGGTATATCTATACGCATTCAGACGCAGTGATCGTTTACGGTGAGCATGTCAAAAAATATCTTATCGAGCTCGGCGTAAAACCGAATAAGATATTCGTAGGTTTTTTGGCTGTCAATAATGCTTTGTTCAATAAACCCGTCGATTCTGAAGAAAAAAAATTGATAAGAAAAAGATTGGGAATAGGGGACAAGAAAGTGATCTTATACGTGGGCCGTATTTCTCCTGAGAAAGGGCTTGAATATTTGGTGGAGGCGTATGTTAAATTGAAGCAAAGTGTAGACGCAGCTTTGCTAATTGTTGGAGACGGCACTTACAAAGTACAAATTGTAAAGGAGATCCGTGAACAAGGCATACAGGATGTTTTTCTTGTCGACTATGTGTTAAATTCTGAACTGTATCGCTACTATGCAATCGGCGACGTATTTGTATTGCCGTCTGTTACCACTAAAATGGTAAAGGAAACGTGGGGTTTGGTCATTAACGAAGCAATGAATCAGGGTTGCCCAGTAGTGGCAACGGACGCCGTAGGTGCCGCTGTTGGGGGTCTTTTGGAGGACGGTAAAACCGGATTTATTGTCCCGGAAAAAAATTCTGAAAAGCTGGCAGAAGGGATACGTTGCATCTTAACCGATGAAAGCTTACATTTAAAGATGGAGACTTATATTAAAGAGCGAATAAGCCGCTGGGATTATGACCAAATGGCCAAAGGGTATACAGATGCTATCCGTTCGGTATTGATTTAG
- a CDS encoding class I SAM-dependent methyltransferase, translating into MIPWGERYNQSRRLIMRSMLHHLVSGRHGLVIADFGAQSINKLKENIIGRQANYAISEGVDTSANRVLNVDVNPENMPDILMNLEEPFNMESNYLDICIAGDIIEHLYTSRQFTSEIFRVLKSGGSLLISTPNMVSALRRIKWFFGGIPALASHADLMYGIDEVAPQGHGHIHDFNFRVLSSLLKRAGFDIVLERTDGIHIKNKLWIPALVIPMTLGDSIIIHARKP; encoded by the coding sequence ATGATTCCATGGGGAGAACGTTATAATCAATCCCGCCGACTTATTATGCGATCGATGCTTCACCATTTAGTCAGTGGGAGGCACGGTTTAGTTATTGCTGATTTTGGGGCGCAATCCATTAATAAACTCAAGGAGAACATCATAGGAAGACAAGCAAATTATGCGATATCCGAAGGCGTGGATACAAGCGCTAACCGAGTACTGAATGTAGATGTTAATCCAGAGAATATGCCGGACATACTGATGAATCTTGAAGAACCATTCAACATGGAAAGTAATTATCTCGATATCTGTATCGCAGGTGATATTATTGAACATCTGTACACGAGCCGGCAATTTACTTCTGAAATCTTTCGAGTTCTAAAATCAGGCGGCAGTTTGTTAATCAGCACGCCCAATATGGTTTCTGCATTGAGACGCATTAAGTGGTTTTTCGGAGGTATCCCGGCATTGGCATCCCATGCCGATTTGATGTATGGTATCGACGAAGTAGCGCCTCAAGGTCATGGACACATTCACGATTTTAATTTTAGAGTTTTATCATCCTTGCTCAAACGTGCTGGTTTCGACATTGTTCTTGAGCGTACAGATGGTATCCACATCAAAAATAAATTGTGGATTCCTGCCCTGGTCATACCTATGACTTTGGGAGACAGTATAATTATTCATGCGAGGAAGCCTTAG
- a CDS encoding glycosyltransferase family 2 protein, with protein sequence MIYIIIAVHNRKQFTHSCLESLFAQSYKDFKVIIIDDGSTDGTGEMIRKDFPSVIVLQGDGNLWWSRATNLGVEYALRENADYILTLNDDTIASEDFLQKMMFWAEKYPTALLGAFAVDADNKQPFFGGEIINWKTASSTYLIDVLKPEDYRGLHEVFHFPGRGLLIPSEVFRKTGMYSSESFPQLAADYDFTHRAYRSGYKIYCNYDAIIFVFPRASGDAQNRKNKSWKSYYNHLFGIKGGGNLRIFWLYARRNCPKRYLLFFLVTGSIRRIFGYLIDWISVN encoded by the coding sequence ATGATTTATATTATTATTGCCGTTCACAACCGCAAGCAGTTTACACATAGTTGCCTGGAATCGCTATTCGCACAATCATACAAGGATTTTAAAGTCATCATTATTGACGACGGTTCTACGGACGGCACAGGCGAGATGATCCGAAAAGACTTTCCGTCTGTGATCGTACTGCAGGGTGACGGTAACCTTTGGTGGTCACGCGCGACCAATCTCGGTGTGGAATATGCGCTTCGCGAGAATGCTGATTATATTCTAACTCTTAATGATGATACCATTGCATCTGAAGACTTCTTACAAAAAATGATGTTTTGGGCTGAAAAATATCCTACGGCTTTGTTAGGGGCATTTGCGGTAGATGCAGATAATAAGCAACCATTTTTCGGTGGCGAAATAATCAATTGGAAAACGGCAAGTTCCACTTATTTAATAGATGTGCTTAAACCCGAGGACTATAGAGGCCTTCATGAGGTGTTTCATTTTCCGGGTAGAGGATTGCTCATTCCATCAGAAGTATTCAGAAAAACCGGAATGTATTCTTCTGAATCTTTTCCTCAATTAGCGGCCGATTATGATTTTACGCATCGTGCTTATAGATCTGGCTATAAGATATATTGTAATTATGATGCCATAATATTTGTATTTCCACGTGCAAGCGGAGACGCGCAAAACCGTAAAAATAAAAGTTGGAAAAGTTACTATAACCACTTATTTGGTATCAAAGGCGGAGGTAACCTAAGAATATTCTGGTTGTATGCGCGGCGTAATTGCCCCAAAAGGTATTTACTCTTCTTTTTAGTAACCGGGTCAATTAGGAGAATATTTGGATACTTAATAGACTGGATATCTGTTAATTAG